From Spartinivicinus ruber, the proteins below share one genomic window:
- the acnB gene encoding bifunctional aconitate hydratase 2/2-methylisocitrate dehydratase — protein sequence MLEAYRQHVEERAAQGIVPKPLNAEQVSSLIELLKNPPAGEEDFLLDLITNRVPAGVDEAAYVKAGFLSAIVKEEAYSPLLDTAHATKLLGTMLGGYNIATLVELLDHDSLGELAAEQLSHTLLMFDAFHDVADKYNAGNANAQKVMQSWANAEWFTNKAALPEKVTLTVFKVPGETNTDDLSPAPDAWSRPDIPLHALAMLKNPRPGLEDNPLETIEQLKAKGHPVAYVGDVVGTGSSRKSATNSVLWYMGDEIPYIPNKKDGGFVLGGKIAPIFFNTMEDAGALPVECDVSSLNMGDVIDIYPYKGKITKHGTDEVISEFTLKTDVILDEVRAGGRIPLIIGRGLTDKAREFLNLEPSGVFKRPADATETGKGYTLAQKMVGRACGVTGVRPGQYCEPKMTTVGSQDTTGPMTRDELKDLACLGFSADLVMQSFCHTAAYPKPVDIDTQHTLPDFIKNRGGVSLRPGDGIIHSWLNRMLMPDTVGTGGDSHTRFPIGISFPAGSGLVAFAAATGVMPLDMPESVLVRFKGKMQPGVTLRDLVNAIPYYGIQQGLLTVEKKGKKNIFSGRILEIEGLPDLKVEQAFELSDASAERSAAGCTIKLDKEPIIEYLTSNITLLRWMIAEGYGDARTLERRAQAMETWLENPELMEADTDAEYAAIIDIDLNEVKEPILACPNDPDDVKLLSDVAGDKIDEVFIGSCMTNIGHYRAAGKLLDQMKGQMATRLWIAPPTKMDEHQLMEEGYYNIYGRAGARTEMPGCSLCMGNQARVAPGATVVSTSTRNFPNRLGDGANVYLASAELAAVASVLGKLPTVAEYMEYAKNINSMANDIYRYMNFNEIESFQQAANQIIASDKASA from the coding sequence GTGCTTGAAGCCTATCGCCAACACGTAGAAGAACGCGCCGCACAAGGTATTGTGCCTAAACCTCTCAATGCTGAACAAGTTTCCAGTTTAATCGAATTACTTAAAAACCCACCTGCTGGTGAAGAAGACTTTCTACTTGACTTAATCACTAACCGAGTCCCTGCCGGTGTAGACGAAGCAGCATATGTGAAAGCAGGTTTTTTGTCTGCCATCGTCAAAGAAGAAGCCTACTCCCCACTGCTTGATACCGCCCATGCCACTAAATTATTAGGCACCATGTTAGGTGGTTATAATATAGCTACCTTAGTGGAATTACTTGATCACGACAGCTTGGGTGAGTTAGCAGCAGAACAACTGTCGCATACATTATTAATGTTTGATGCGTTCCATGATGTAGCCGACAAATATAATGCTGGTAACGCCAATGCGCAAAAAGTCATGCAATCTTGGGCCAATGCTGAATGGTTTACCAATAAAGCCGCTTTGCCTGAAAAAGTCACTTTGACGGTATTCAAGGTGCCTGGAGAAACCAATACTGACGACTTATCTCCCGCTCCTGATGCTTGGTCTCGCCCTGATATTCCTTTACATGCCCTAGCAATGCTGAAAAATCCGCGTCCAGGATTAGAGGATAATCCACTTGAAACGATTGAACAGCTAAAAGCAAAAGGGCACCCTGTTGCCTATGTAGGTGATGTGGTAGGCACTGGCTCATCGCGCAAATCAGCGACTAACTCCGTACTTTGGTATATGGGTGATGAGATTCCTTATATTCCTAATAAAAAAGACGGCGGTTTTGTATTAGGTGGAAAAATTGCCCCGATTTTCTTTAACACTATGGAAGATGCTGGAGCATTACCCGTTGAATGTGATGTATCCAGTTTGAATATGGGCGATGTAATAGACATTTACCCCTATAAAGGCAAGATAACAAAGCACGGCACCGATGAAGTGATCAGTGAATTTACCTTAAAAACTGACGTTATTCTTGATGAAGTACGCGCCGGTGGTCGTATTCCTTTAATTATTGGTCGAGGGCTAACTGATAAAGCCCGTGAGTTTTTAAACCTTGAGCCATCTGGTGTATTTAAACGCCCTGCTGATGCCACTGAAACAGGTAAAGGTTATACCTTAGCGCAAAAAATGGTGGGTCGCGCTTGCGGCGTAACTGGGGTTAGGCCTGGCCAATACTGCGAACCTAAAATGACAACCGTCGGTTCTCAAGATACGACCGGGCCAATGACTCGAGATGAGCTTAAAGACTTAGCCTGCTTAGGTTTTTCTGCTGACTTGGTCATGCAGTCCTTCTGTCATACTGCTGCTTATCCAAAACCAGTCGATATCGATACCCAACACACGTTGCCAGACTTTATTAAAAACCGCGGCGGTGTTTCATTACGCCCTGGAGATGGCATTATCCACTCCTGGTTAAACAGAATGTTAATGCCTGATACTGTTGGCACCGGTGGTGACTCTCATACCCGCTTCCCCATTGGTATTTCCTTCCCTGCTGGCTCAGGTTTAGTGGCTTTTGCTGCTGCAACTGGAGTAATGCCGCTGGATATGCCTGAATCAGTGTTGGTTCGCTTTAAAGGAAAAATGCAACCTGGGGTGACGTTACGCGACTTGGTCAATGCCATTCCTTACTATGGTATCCAGCAAGGACTGTTAACCGTTGAGAAAAAAGGTAAGAAAAATATTTTCTCCGGTCGTATTTTAGAAATTGAAGGCTTGCCTGACCTAAAAGTTGAGCAAGCTTTTGAGTTATCCGATGCTTCTGCAGAACGCTCTGCTGCGGGGTGTACCATCAAATTGGATAAAGAGCCGATTATTGAATATCTAACCTCCAACATCACTTTATTACGTTGGATGATTGCTGAGGGCTATGGAGATGCCAGAACCCTGGAGCGTCGTGCTCAGGCTATGGAAACCTGGTTAGAAAACCCTGAACTAATGGAAGCAGACACTGATGCCGAATACGCTGCTATCATTGATATTGACTTAAACGAAGTTAAAGAACCTATTTTAGCCTGCCCTAACGATCCGGATGATGTAAAACTGTTGTCGGATGTTGCTGGTGATAAAATTGACGAAGTATTTATCGGTTCTTGTATGACCAACATTGGTCATTATCGTGCAGCCGGAAAATTACTGGATCAAATGAAAGGCCAAATGGCCACTCGGTTGTGGATTGCACCTCCTACTAAAATGGATGAGCACCAGTTAATGGAGGAAGGCTATTACAATATTTATGGACGTGCAGGTGCACGTACTGAAATGCCAGGTTGCTCTTTATGTATGGGTAACCAAGCACGGGTAGCTCCTGGTGCCACAGTGGTTTCCACCTCAACTCGAAATTTCCCTAATCGTTTAGGGGATGGAGCCAACGTTTACTTAGCCTCAGCAGAGCTTGCAGCAGTTGCCTCAGTATTAGGTAAATTGCCTACCGTTGCGGAGTACATGGAATATGCGAAAAATATTAACAGCATGGCTAATGATATTTATCGCTATATGAACTTTAATGAAATAGAATCTTTCCAACAAGCTGCTAATCAGATTATTGCGTCTGATAAAGCCTCTGCTTAA
- the ribA gene encoding GTP cyclohydrolase II: protein MQIRQELTTQLPHQLVHYVESAQLPMDMGVFTMHGFIEQRTGKEHVALSYGNIDTSKPVLIRLHSECLTGDALFSLRCDCGFQLNKALKNIVDHGSGVLLYLRQEGRGIGLLNKIKAYNLQDAGADTVEANEKLGFDVDMRRYDFCRGILHYFGINEVKLMTNNPRKVNALTREGINVVERVPLREGRNPYNNNYLNIKARKLGHMLDEII, encoded by the coding sequence ATGCAGATTCGTCAGGAGTTGACTACTCAATTACCTCATCAGCTGGTTCATTATGTGGAGTCTGCTCAGTTGCCCATGGATATGGGGGTTTTTACGATGCATGGGTTTATTGAGCAGCGGACTGGTAAAGAGCATGTAGCGTTAAGTTATGGGAATATTGATACCAGTAAACCTGTGTTGATCCGATTGCATTCAGAATGTTTAACTGGTGATGCTTTATTCAGCTTGCGTTGTGATTGTGGTTTTCAATTGAATAAAGCCTTAAAAAATATTGTAGATCACGGGAGTGGGGTACTACTTTATTTGAGACAAGAAGGTCGAGGTATTGGCCTTCTTAATAAAATTAAGGCTTATAATTTACAAGATGCTGGTGCTGATACGGTAGAAGCGAATGAAAAGTTGGGGTTTGATGTTGATATGCGACGTTATGATTTTTGTAGAGGGATTTTGCATTATTTTGGGATTAATGAAGTAAAACTGATGACCAATAATCCACGTAAAGTTAATGCATTAACAAGAGAGGGAATTAATGTAGTGGAAAGGGTTCCACTAAGAGAAGGGCGTAATCCATATAATAATAACTATTTAAATATTAAAGCGAGGAAGTTGGGACATATGTTGGATGAAATCATATAA
- a CDS encoding transglutaminase family protein encodes MKIGHQQIPRSGLIWLLLTQALVILPQLTRLPIWVVIVAIICALWRIMIFRSRWSYPKLWIKILVVGAAVIGTLLHYGTIVGLEAGVALLVTTFLLKLLEMKNLRDAYLVIFLSYFVVVTEFLYSQSILVASYMLFTLLVITSALVGLHTPHLGFQPWKTLKKGVVLVVQSIPLMVLLFLFVPRISPLWRVEFPQTNAKSGVSETISPGDIANLSKSAGLAFRATFKSDIPPRDLLYWRGLVMSHFDGRRWTQGSRELGQASKLSTDLTQLESPLLSWPNKRASWEQRMEKVGDVYEYDVIIEPTQQHWLFSLANSETNDTNIALVRDFRLVAAQPITQRKQYSVTSYPNSHQDKELPVWLKRLNLQLPPFGNSGARAMAVQFWEASGHSVENYIDKVLAHFRQEPYFYTLKPPLLGRDSVDEFLINSKKGFCAHYASAFVFLMRAAGIPSRMVAGYQGGEINEVGNYVQVRHFDAHAWSEVWMPKRGWVRVDPTAAVAPERVEDGLEAAVAEEGSFLAESPLSPLRFRNVPFLNNARMQWELLEHQWQRWVLNYDQAAQLKLFERWFGDKNWYVIVFTIAGSMFALIGLLALWIIWRQRPQAKDPASQCYLVFCKRMEKHGLIRKIDEPPLTFLVRIQQLQPKLSVKATMITELYVKLMYQSAVLSAQERKEQLAQMRSVVKSLR; translated from the coding sequence ATGAAGATTGGACATCAACAAATTCCCCGCTCTGGTCTTATATGGCTGTTGCTTACTCAAGCATTGGTTATTTTACCTCAATTAACCCGACTACCGATATGGGTGGTCATTGTCGCCATTATTTGTGCATTATGGCGAATCATGATTTTTCGTAGTCGTTGGTCTTATCCTAAATTATGGATAAAAATCCTTGTGGTCGGAGCAGCTGTTATTGGGACGTTACTCCATTATGGTACGATTGTGGGGTTAGAGGCAGGTGTTGCCTTATTAGTTACCACATTTTTATTAAAACTGCTGGAAATGAAAAACTTACGAGATGCCTATCTGGTAATTTTTCTTAGCTATTTTGTTGTGGTAACGGAGTTTCTATATTCACAAAGTATTTTAGTCGCTAGCTATATGCTATTTACATTGCTGGTGATTACCTCTGCTTTAGTAGGCTTGCATACTCCGCATTTAGGTTTTCAGCCTTGGAAAACCTTGAAAAAAGGTGTCGTACTAGTCGTTCAGTCAATACCTTTAATGGTATTGTTATTTTTGTTTGTACCGAGAATTAGCCCGCTGTGGCGGGTGGAATTTCCCCAAACTAATGCTAAAAGTGGTGTGAGCGAAACTATTAGTCCTGGTGATATTGCTAATTTAAGTAAGTCTGCTGGGCTGGCCTTTCGTGCAACGTTTAAAAGCGATATTCCACCAAGAGATTTATTGTATTGGCGTGGTTTGGTGATGAGTCATTTTGATGGTCGTCGTTGGACCCAAGGTAGTCGAGAATTAGGACAAGCCAGTAAACTATCAACCGATCTAACCCAATTAGAATCCCCTTTATTAAGCTGGCCTAATAAAAGAGCTAGCTGGGAACAACGCATGGAAAAAGTTGGGGACGTTTATGAATATGATGTGATCATTGAACCTACACAGCAACACTGGCTATTTAGTTTGGCTAACTCGGAAACCAATGATACCAATATTGCATTAGTTAGAGACTTTAGGTTGGTGGCTGCTCAGCCAATTACTCAACGTAAGCAATATAGTGTTACATCTTATCCTAATAGTCATCAAGATAAAGAATTACCTGTATGGCTAAAACGCCTGAATTTACAATTACCCCCGTTTGGTAATTCAGGCGCTCGAGCAATGGCTGTTCAGTTTTGGGAGGCCAGTGGCCATTCGGTGGAAAACTATATTGATAAAGTCTTAGCCCATTTTCGTCAGGAGCCTTATTTTTATACATTAAAGCCACCTTTATTGGGGCGTGATAGTGTTGATGAATTTTTAATAAATAGTAAAAAAGGCTTTTGTGCCCACTATGCCAGTGCATTTGTGTTTTTAATGCGGGCAGCAGGTATTCCGTCACGAATGGTGGCGGGTTATCAGGGTGGAGAAATTAATGAGGTAGGAAATTATGTGCAGGTCAGACACTTTGATGCTCATGCCTGGTCTGAAGTATGGATGCCTAAAAGGGGATGGGTGAGGGTGGATCCAACGGCAGCAGTGGCTCCAGAGCGAGTAGAAGATGGTTTAGAAGCAGCCGTTGCTGAAGAAGGTAGCTTTTTAGCTGAAAGCCCACTATCGCCATTAAGGTTTCGTAATGTACCCTTTTTAAATAATGCACGGATGCAATGGGAGTTATTAGAGCATCAGTGGCAGCGTTGGGTTCTCAATTATGATCAGGCTGCTCAACTGAAATTATTTGAGCGTTGGTTTGGGGATAAAAATTGGTATGTTATCGTTTTTACCATTGCGGGTAGTATGTTTGCGTTAATCGGGTTGTTAGCATTGTGGATTATCTGGCGACAACGCCCACAAGCCAAAGACCCAGCCAGTCAATGTTATTTGGTTTTTTGCAAGCGTATGGAAAAGCATGGGTTAATACGAAAAATCGACGAACCACCTCTTACATTTTTAGTTCGCATCCAACAGTTGCAACCAAAACTTTCAGTAAAAGCTACTATGATAACAGAACTCTATGTAAAATTAATGTATCAGTCAGCGGTATTATCAGCACAAGAGCGTAAAGAACAGCTAGCGCAAATGAGAAGTGTGGTAAAAAGCTTGCGTTAA
- a CDS encoding DUF58 domain-containing protein has product MNIAKQWQTYLSTWLNRRIPPSHQVTLNQRRLFILPSRTGCILLFVVVAIFLAGVNYENSMSFAVAFFLVSLFVVAILHTYNNLAGMEIIGVNGGSAHVGDDVGFELKLKANTPKKGHESIHLYWPQGIPQLASIEPAGEVNVKVFLPAKQRGYFKPGRLCIESYYPLGLLRCWTWIDLSITALIYPQPIKCHLPYFESASVEGQTLAKDGVEDFAGLRDYHPGDGLRHIAWKQYSKTDTLLTKDFSAYTDRRRWLDWDNIPGADLEIKLSHLCYWCMRCEQFQEDYGLRLPGITIEPGRGQLHLRRCLTELALFQV; this is encoded by the coding sequence ATGAATATTGCAAAGCAATGGCAAACCTATCTAAGCACTTGGTTAAATCGACGTATACCACCTAGTCATCAAGTAACTTTAAATCAAAGACGGCTTTTTATCCTGCCTAGTCGTACCGGATGTATTTTGTTATTTGTGGTAGTGGCGATTTTTCTTGCGGGAGTTAACTATGAAAACAGTATGAGTTTTGCTGTTGCTTTTTTTCTGGTGAGTTTATTTGTAGTAGCAATATTACATACCTATAACAATTTAGCGGGTATGGAGATAATTGGCGTTAATGGGGGCTCTGCTCATGTTGGAGATGATGTGGGGTTTGAGTTAAAGCTTAAGGCTAATACGCCTAAAAAAGGCCATGAGTCGATACATTTATATTGGCCTCAGGGTATCCCGCAACTAGCGTCTATTGAGCCGGCAGGTGAAGTCAATGTAAAAGTATTTTTACCTGCCAAACAGCGGGGTTACTTTAAACCCGGTCGACTTTGCATTGAAAGTTATTATCCGCTGGGTTTGTTACGTTGCTGGACTTGGATAGACCTTTCTATCACTGCGCTAATTTATCCTCAACCGATTAAGTGTCACTTACCTTATTTTGAGTCAGCCAGTGTTGAAGGCCAAACCCTGGCTAAGGATGGTGTAGAAGATTTCGCTGGATTAAGAGATTATCACCCAGGTGATGGATTACGCCATATTGCGTGGAAGCAATATTCTAAAACCGATACCCTACTGACTAAAGATTTTTCTGCCTATACCGACCGGCGACGTTGGTTAGATTGGGATAATATTCCTGGGGCTGACCTAGAAATAAAACTATCACACCTTTGTTATTGGTGTATGCGCTGTGAGCAGTTTCAGGAAGACTACGGGTTACGTTTGCCTGGTATTACTATCGAGCCTGGACGTGGTCAACTGCATCTTCGCCGTTGTCTAACTGAGCTAGCCCTCTTTCAGGTGTAG
- a CDS encoding AAA family ATPase — MQQLIEACITEIQKALIGKEQQIRLSLCCLFSGGHLLIEDLPGMGKTTFAHALAQVMGFSYSRVQFTSDLLPADILGVSVFEKKSGQFVFHQGPIFAQVVLADEINRATPKSQSALLEAMEERQVSIEGETRQLPEPFFVIATQNPMSQAGTFPLPESQLDRFLMRISLGYPDPAAERDVLLGNSGRVQLSRVKNVIDADQLKQIQQQVADVKPAEAVLDYLQRLLTHTRQSEDFAYGLSPRAGLALLRCAQSWAYMAGRDYLIPEDVQMVLPAVVEHRLREHSDMQGRTGEALGQRLLQAVPVVV; from the coding sequence ATGCAACAGTTAATAGAAGCTTGTATTACAGAAATTCAAAAAGCACTGATTGGTAAAGAACAGCAAATTCGCTTGTCATTATGTTGCTTATTTAGTGGTGGCCATTTACTGATAGAAGACTTGCCGGGAATGGGAAAAACCACCTTTGCTCATGCTTTAGCACAGGTTATGGGGTTTAGTTATAGCCGGGTGCAATTCACCAGTGACTTACTACCAGCCGATATCCTGGGGGTGTCGGTGTTTGAGAAAAAGTCTGGGCAGTTTGTGTTTCATCAAGGGCCTATTTTTGCTCAAGTTGTGTTAGCGGATGAAATTAATCGCGCTACGCCAAAAAGTCAGAGTGCGTTGTTGGAGGCAATGGAAGAACGGCAGGTGTCGATTGAGGGGGAAACCCGCCAGCTACCAGAACCATTTTTTGTGATTGCCACTCAAAACCCAATGTCCCAGGCGGGTACTTTCCCTTTACCTGAGTCCCAGTTGGATCGCTTTTTAATGCGAATTTCTTTGGGTTATCCCGATCCGGCGGCCGAACGTGACGTGTTATTAGGTAACAGTGGTCGGGTACAGTTGAGTAGAGTGAAGAATGTTATCGATGCTGACCAGCTAAAGCAAATTCAACAACAGGTGGCGGATGTAAAACCAGCAGAAGCAGTGCTGGATTATTTACAGCGTTTACTTACCCACACTCGCCAAAGTGAAGATTTTGCTTATGGTTTATCGCCTCGGGCTGGCTTAGCATTATTACGTTGTGCTCAAAGCTGGGCATATATGGCTGGCCGTGATTATTTGATTCCAGAAGATGTCCAAATGGTATTGCCTGCAGTAGTTGAGCATCGGCTACGAGAACACAGTGATATGCAAGGCCGAACTGGTGAAGCATTAGGGCAGAGGTTATTACAGGCTGTACCTGTGGTCGTTTGA
- a CDS encoding cellulase family glycosylhydrolase: MNRLQGLVGDWGIIVALVFLIFMSVESSESNGVLTEEEVTANVASEATFTPVLMPRAKACPSNKGSVDRYWTLTDKLGREVYWQGFNVSGSVKLAETGFKPFKNIADARQTFQQIKQRTGANLVRFTLAWEGVQPAPNYIDYQYLADITAQIKEAIKQKLYVVLDYHQDLFSRHLFNQKSWHTGNGAPAWVVPDEDYPPEYCGPVCFSWSQHNITDKAVRLAFRRFWANTSVDTTAGPIRIQDAFLAQLAATLEYLDAQLTTDELSYILGIDPFNEPVDGGMEGLSPKEWDNQVLWPFYQRVRQVLNDVGWQQQYVYAEPLVFWNTNAGIVQPTGGQHLNQPPGKGFIFNSHYYDAARMSWRLRWAKSGSYLAEFDQIRQEASFLQLPAFVSEFGMWLNGEGSKDPIRMLKSQRQAMSLSQLAEDKRPAFCSPYISATQWHWDIYYNNHHEYQNSNPEKLMTQWDAWNEENFSVVSDDGNTFNLPGPLLQRAYPERVAGQLWHSYFNDAVIDKKGNSLSWVGIKPLGSDTIKWQDQPFFWATWQGEERGDSWFYLPSELVKNDFIVLTDQYLVRSDQLLDQQTADIQWIPATKGPLNTGGRLVVSSHQETNHFVLVIPNQNNNNEVINWSMLQQQLNTTIANQLSPLILLQ; the protein is encoded by the coding sequence ATGAATCGTCTACAGGGATTAGTAGGGGACTGGGGGATAATTGTTGCATTGGTTTTTCTAATTTTCATGTCAGTAGAGTCATCGGAAAGCAATGGCGTGTTGACTGAGGAAGAGGTAACAGCAAATGTGGCATCAGAAGCGACTTTTACTCCTGTTTTGATGCCAAGAGCAAAAGCCTGTCCTTCTAATAAAGGTAGTGTGGATCGTTATTGGACGCTTACAGATAAATTAGGTCGTGAAGTCTATTGGCAGGGCTTTAATGTATCTGGCAGTGTTAAATTGGCAGAAACAGGCTTTAAACCTTTTAAAAATATTGCAGATGCACGACAAACATTTCAGCAAATTAAACAACGTACTGGCGCTAATTTAGTGCGCTTTACCCTCGCTTGGGAGGGGGTACAACCTGCTCCTAATTATATTGATTACCAGTATTTAGCGGATATTACAGCGCAAATAAAAGAGGCGATTAAGCAGAAACTTTATGTAGTGCTGGATTATCATCAGGATTTATTTAGCCGACATCTGTTTAACCAAAAGTCATGGCATACTGGTAATGGAGCGCCAGCTTGGGTCGTGCCAGATGAAGACTATCCACCAGAGTATTGTGGGCCTGTATGCTTCAGTTGGAGCCAGCATAATATTACTGATAAGGCTGTAAGGTTGGCTTTTCGCCGGTTTTGGGCGAATACCTCCGTAGACACCACAGCAGGGCCTATACGTATCCAGGATGCATTTCTAGCGCAACTAGCAGCCACTTTGGAATACCTTGATGCGCAGTTAACCACTGACGAACTGTCGTATATATTGGGTATAGATCCTTTTAATGAGCCGGTTGATGGGGGAATGGAGGGCCTTTCCCCTAAAGAATGGGATAATCAGGTGTTATGGCCATTTTATCAGCGAGTTCGACAAGTGTTGAATGATGTCGGTTGGCAACAACAGTATGTGTATGCTGAACCATTGGTATTTTGGAATACCAATGCTGGCATCGTACAACCAACAGGCGGTCAACATTTAAATCAACCACCAGGAAAAGGCTTCATCTTTAACAGTCATTATTATGATGCAGCACGGATGAGTTGGCGGTTGCGCTGGGCCAAGTCAGGCAGTTATTTGGCAGAATTTGACCAGATAAGACAGGAGGCGAGTTTTTTACAGCTACCGGCTTTCGTAAGTGAATTTGGTATGTGGCTTAACGGAGAGGGTAGTAAAGACCCTATTCGAATGTTAAAAAGTCAGCGTCAGGCGATGAGCCTATCCCAATTAGCTGAGGATAAACGACCTGCGTTTTGTTCCCCTTATATCTCTGCTACCCAATGGCATTGGGATATCTACTATAACAACCATCATGAATACCAAAATAGCAATCCTGAGAAATTAATGACCCAATGGGATGCCTGGAATGAGGAAAACTTTTCGGTGGTATCTGATGATGGCAATACATTTAACTTGCCTGGGCCTTTGTTACAAAGAGCTTATCCCGAGCGTGTTGCTGGACAGTTATGGCATAGTTATTTCAATGATGCTGTTATAGATAAAAAAGGTAATTCGCTCAGCTGGGTTGGGATTAAGCCATTGGGTAGTGACACTATAAAGTGGCAGGATCAACCTTTTTTTTGGGCAACTTGGCAGGGAGAGGAAAGAGGGGATAGCTGGTTTTACTTACCAAGCGAGTTGGTTAAGAATGACTTTATAGTATTGACGGATCAGTATTTAGTAAGATCAGATCAATTACTTGACCAACAAACAGCGGACATCCAATGGATACCAGCAACAAAAGGCCCCTTAAATACAGGAGGGCGCTTGGTAGTTAGTAGCCATCAAGAAACAAATCATTTTGTCTTGGTCATACCTAATCAAAACAATAATAATGAAGTCATTAATTGGTCAATGCTTCAACAGCAACTTAATACGACAATTGCTAACCAATTAAGCCCCCTGATTTTGCTACAATAA